Within the Tursiops truncatus isolate mTurTru1 chromosome 12, mTurTru1.mat.Y, whole genome shotgun sequence genome, the region ttttccttctttcttttaaaatcttgtgTGTGAACTGGAGAGAAGGGGATAACAGCATATCAAAGTGGTTACAAAGCATTATTCCCTCTTCAAGTAACATCCAATAATAATGATGTAATCTCATTTCCTCAGAAATGTTTGACCAAAATAGTTTACTTTCACCGAAGAATGTTTAGGACACAACGTCAGTCACAGAATGGGCAATTCCAGTATGTCTCATGTGAATACATTTTAAGCAAGCTATTTGAGgagttttattttcccttttttttcaacTCTTATCCCTATATCATTCTACATTAAGTAGAAAcagagtactcaataaatggtattgagTAACTAGTAATACTCATTGGaacttaaaataccattttttatcCAAAAAGTTTAAAGGGCTATACAGAAAAGTATCACAAATTTACATAAAGAGAAGCTGAGGCATGAGAAACAACAATAAGTTATTTCCCTATAAAGCAGGTCATACAGAGAGACAAGGGACTTTGACTTCCAGTCCCTTATACTAAGCAGGACACAGTCTGAATGTCTAGCTCTATTTATACTGAATTATAAGGatcaaaaaaggaatgaagggtaaatacaaaataatcttTTTGTAAACAATTCTTAGATTATACCCAATGCAGAATGTTTAATGAAGTAGATGAGTCACAGCTCTTAAGACACGAAACAATATTATAACTCAAAGTCAAATATGTACTCATTGGCCAGATATATCCGTCGGAATATAAGAGCTGCCAATGCCAAAGTCAAGATGACGATCAGTACAGCAGATCCGCCATGATCAGTGTGGTGGTCTCTTGGCGGCCGGCCCTGGGTCACAGCTGGTGAAGCAGACGACCTTCTCTGACCCTGCTGCCGGGCCCGGCGCTGTCGAGGGCTCATGGAGGTATCCTCAGCTACAGGTTGGGCAGGTTGTTGAAGGGACGCTGCTAAGGTGTTCTGGACTCCACACTAtgaaattttaacacattttgtttGAAACTGGCAAAGAACACTTGTATACGTACATACAGGCTCTTCAACAGCACGAGGAATCTCCGAGCGCTAAATATGACTAAGGGCAAAACTACCAAGAATTCTCTGAATGCTGAGATTGGTACTTCACCCCCCGGAATAAGCCAGCAACACAATTTATTCTGAGTGCTCACCAGGTAGAGGAGGGATTTAccagcaacaaataacacaaggaCAGAGTTTGCCCATATTCTCCATAGATCGCTTTGTACTCTCCTCCAGCAGCAATTCAAACAGTATCTGCTAGGCATCTGGGTACCTCCCTTCTTTCAGGAGAGTCAAGGAGGGAAGCAATTTGATTCCCACTTCTACATAAAAATTTGCTATATTCTAAAGGGCAACTCGCAACAGTGTTCTTCCCCCAGTGTTATCTTATTACATCAACAATCACAGAACataggaaataatttcaaaccatATGTTCTTCATAATAATATTGTTATAAAAAATAGATGTGGTTTTCAAACCAGGCTTATCATTTCTCACAATCCCTGTCAACTGAATTGAACACAAGTCTAGAAGAACTGTTTACTGTGTGTTTGAACTGTGTTATTCTATGAACGTAAGGCATGAACTCTTGTCAAGAGTGCCCTGGGTATGTGCTGAGAAACACGTGGAGGTGGTTAGGGGAGACTCAGTGTATCCCCCTGAAAAGCACTGGATGTCAACTGCTTTCCATCGTTTCAATGAACGCTTGGTCAAAGCATAAACACAATGTGGTACCCAGTGATTCAAAATCGTCAATGTGTTCTATAGACAAGAAAGCTCTACAAAATATGAATTCCACTTTATTTATATAGATACCTTAACTCTACCTCTAATAACCCAACAGTCTTTCTTATATTGAAAACAACTTTATGTTGATTATAATAGTGTCAAGAcacattctttcaaataaaaaataagaatgtatgttttattcagaataactttttaaattgagtaATTACAAAAAAAGTATTGAACGAAAATACTTTTCATGATAGAAATTTtcaatatttaggaaaaaaaggaatctaaTAATGTAAttcaaataccttttttttttaaaggtaagagAATGAGCTTTGTCCTGGCAACAACTGTAAACATAGGGAAAAACTGCTGATCTAAGTTACCTGCagaagaaattacattttaattctgACAGCACCCCAacattaaaagatttaaataatctGAGTTTCTAAAAACTATCCTTTGGAAGCACTCACATGTAGTGACCCATAACCCAGAGGCAGAAAGGAACTACCCACTCTGAGTTAAAACTAAAAGTGCCGATGCTGAGTTAGAGGGGCATGAACTTGGACTTCCATACTCCAGGGCTCAGGAGCAAGGTGCTCACTGAAGAGCAGATACACAAAGCTGTTACATTTTATGATGTCTAATGTTGCCGCACTGTGTCATGTAATGACTTATTACAACATTCCGCGGGAAATCTCCCATTCTTCCAGCCATTCAGCCAAGCAGACAAAAGTGCCTGATAGAGCAAAAGTACTCAGGGCTTACAGGGAAATGGgttcttaaggaaaataaaagaacaagctGGTAGTATCAATTCAGAAACTAGCATAAGAGACTGACTCATCCTAAAGCTTTGATTTTATACATGTTGTTTTTTCCATTAGTTTGAGGGGAGAACACTATCCTGCCCATATACCTGACTAAAACAGGGAGTCTTATCATTACTAGGCTGGCTTCGCCACTTCATAGATGTGTGACCctaagcaagtcatttaacctaaGACTCAGCTCCCTCTCCTGTACAAGGATACGATCCAGTTCAGTAGGTGAGAAGATTAAACAGGATAATGATATAAAGTGCTTAGGATACACAATTGCTTATTAAATGTTAgtcattattaatattactatcGATATATCCCTTTGAAGGCTCCAGATTTAGGTAACAAAAAAAGTCACGACTTTATTTAGGACTGCTTTTCAGAACTTTATTTAGGGCTGCTTTTCAGAACTTTATTAGTATGATTATTTGGAGTTGAAGGACTAATTGGACTAAATTTTGGTGGTTCACATTGAACTGCAGATGGAGAATCAAGTGGGCCTTAGCATTTTCAAAATGCCAGAGGTTTGGTGGTAGGACTTTTAAACCTCTGCTGTTTGCCTAAACTTGTTCAAACACACATATCACAGAATGAAGACTTAAGTCATAACAGTTTCCATTTCCTTCATTAAGATGAAGTGATATTTCTGGGAACGTAAAAGTATGTgatgtttatatttaattaaattacatttaaatatatataaaaaaatcacagtCACAGATAAGTCCCTTGTTATATATAAAAGCTTTTCTATAGTAACCTAGAATAGCATCTGGGAGGgagttttgtgtttgctttttaacaaaaaatgaaatggctTATTCAGAACCTCAATCcctgggaagaagaaaaatgtctgATAGACTGGAAAAACATAAATCGACCATCAGTATTGTTCCCATTTCTACATAGCTAAAAAATCTGCATCAAATAAACAGATGGCCTGATGTTATCTGCTGTATTTAGACTTTGGGCAATCTCTCGCCCCCTCAAGGCTAAAAAAACATACCTTATCTGGGATTTGATGTATAACATCTCAGTGAATTTATATTACACTTGCATGTAAAGCAGCTATCCCCAGCCAAAATGAGGTTTCAGTTACTTCCACAGTGATCAAATTATATAATCACACTCTGAGATAATCTGTATGTAAATGTAGTTAGGAGCTAGATTTGCAACTGTAtgcaattttattgttttaaccaGAATTGGTATCAATTACCTATACCTACGAAAAAGAGTTCTGCTTTATGTACTTTAAAATCTAAAtgggtggtgatcattttgtaatgtatagaaatatcaaatcaccatgCTGTGCACCAAACTAACGTAGTGTTGTAGGTGAGttaaacttccaaaacaaacaaactcatagaaaaagagatccgACTTGGGGTTACCAGAGACATGGGCCTGGGGGTAGGGGAAATGGATGAAGGTACAAATtgccagttataagataaataagtactagggatgtcatgtacaaTACCATTAATAGAATGAGCGCTGCTCTTTGTTATgcatgaaagttgttaagagaggaaatcctaagagttttcatcacaaggaagaaatatttttttcttttttcatttattttttatctctgagatattggatgttcactaaacttattgtggtaatcatttcatggtgtatgtaagtcagatcacTATGCTGCACccctttaaacttatacagtactgtatgtcaattatattgcaataaaactggaagaaaaaatgagaaaaaaaatcaaaatggaaaagacTACTGCAATAACAAAACTACTGTTTGTGCAATCTAATTTACTAAACTTCTTGACTTCTTTATCTGTATTCCtagtatttttttagtatttttttaaagtgccaaTCCtaagattcatttattcaaccaacaAATACCGATTGACCATCTACTATATACAAGGCACTATGCCAAGCACTAGGGATATCGTGCAGTAGAAAGACAGCCCTGATCCTCAAGGAGCCTACATTCTGGGAAgggagatagacaataaataactaattataaaataaattataactggAATAAGTATAATTGGAATATGCAACAGGAGACTTGACATAGATTTAAAATAGACTAAAGACAGATTTAAATACATCACAAGTATTAGGAGACTGTCCTTATAGGTGAAAAATGATTACTACCCTCCTCCTCTCTGGAATAGGAtggttctattttaaaaaaaaactatttatgatataaaaaaaaattagagggcttccctggtggcgcagtggttaagaatccgcctgccaatgcagaggacacgggtttgagccctggtccaggaagatcccacatgccgcaaagcaactaagcccgtgtgccacaactactaagcctacgtgccacaactactgaagcctgcatgcctagagcctgtgctccacagcaagagaagccactgcaatgagaagccctcacaccgaaacgacgagtagcccccgcttgccgcaacaaagagtagcccccgctcgctgcaactagagaaagcccgcgcacagcaacggaagacccaacgcagccaataaataaataacgatTAGAATTCTAAAGGTGAAAagtaatctgaattttttttttttttttttttttggcggtacgcgggcctctcactgtcgtggcctctcccgtcgcggagcacaggctccggacgcgcaggctcagcggccatggctcacgggcccagccgctccggggcatgtgggatcctcccagaccagggcacgaacccgcaccccctgcatcggcaggcagactctcaaccactgcgccaccagggaagccctgaattttttttaaatactgcagcctaaaacatttactgacTAAAATTAATTCACTATATTTCTCTGTAATTCATGAAATTACATAGGCAACACATAAAAATGATTTAACTCTTAGCATGCACTTTTTTCTTATACTTCCATCTCCAGTCCTCCAAAAACTTCCTTTAGAGTACCCTCTCCCCTGCTTTCTCCAATCCACTTCTTTCTGCCCATCTCACtctctgaatgggagaagatcACTCAGTCCCACTTTATAATAAGTATTCCTGAGTAAAAGGAAAATCTGTATTTGCCCAGCTTCTATTTCAATTTTCCTGACCCTTTAAAATCCTCTATAAACTGGACAGGGGGGAAAGATGTGGCTACTCAACCAAACAATCTGTTACGAAAAAGACAGTTCCTCTCTTATATATaggaaggagggacttccctggtggtgcagtggttaagaatccgcctgccaacacaggggacacgggttcgagccctgctccaggaagatcccacatgctgcagagcaactaagcccatgtgccacaactactgagcccgcgctctagagcccgtgagccacaactactgagcccgtgtgccacaactactgaagcccacatgcctagagcccatgctccacaacaagagaaacccgtacaccgcaaggaagagtagtgcctgctcaccacaactagagaaagcccatgcacagcaatgaagacccaatgcagccaaaaataaataaataaatttattaaaaaatttaaaaaaagaaaggaaagtcagTGTTTTCCGCCATAATCTTAATTATTTAGCAACAGTCCAGTCACAGTTTCTTAATCAGTCTCTCCAATGACCAAAGCCCACTAATGTTTAGACAATAGGTCAGGGCACAACTAATAAGACCCACAGCATCCGTgtaatctttcattcaataattatttattagacACTTACTATGTACAAGGGAGCAccgtccaacagaactttctgagaTGATAATGTTCCGCATCTATGCTGtctaatacagtagccactagccacatgtggctcttgAATACTTGAAATGTAGCCAGTGtgactaaggaactgaatttttaatttagtttcatTCTGAATAAGGTAAATACAAATTTagatagtcacatgtggctagtggctaccgtaCTGGACAGAGATGGTCTAAGGCAAATCTTTGACTCCAGGCCTTTAAGTCACTGCCTTAATGCCTTTAAGTCAGTGCCTTAATGCAGCTTAACAAACCTTCCAGAGATAGAGTGCCTATTTAGAAAGCAGctaatgtatgtatattttgtttcattcagaGTCTAGCACTATATTGAAACTAACTTTTCAGAAAAGTCATAGAATTCTGGAAGGACAATAGGACCTAAAATTTGTTTAGTCCAGCCCcatttaacaaaaaagaaggcTCAGAAGATATGAATAACTTGCTTAAGATACTATaatttgggctttcctggtggcgcagtggttgagagtccgcctgccgatgcagggaacacgggttcgtgccccggttcgggaagatcccacatgccgcggagcggctgggcctgtgagccatggccgctgagcctgcgtgtccggagcctgttgctccgcaacgggagaggccacaacagtgagaggcccgcgtaccgcaaacaacaacaacaacaacaaaaaaaaccaagataCTATAATTCACTAGAGGGAGAGCTAGGCTAGAACCCAACTGTTAGGAGGACCAAAATATTCAGATATTTCATCTAGATATCGCCTCTTctactgcaaataatgacagtggtatagatatagatatagatatagatatagatatagatatagatataaaagaCAAGAGCCATACCGATGTACTTGCTGTAGCACCCTGGAATGTTGTAGGTATATCATCCTGTAAATCGTTTAGTGAAAAAGAGTGGTTTAAGTCCGACTCAGTGATAGTCTTTCCAGATGAATTGACTTCTGCCTACAAAAAAAAGATACACCCAAGAGCAGTGTCACAAGAGGAGATGTACAGAATAACCCACAACCTACTAAGTCCTCTCCtggatttattttaattagtaCTTTAATATCAACTAGTCAGTTAAGCTCTGAGCATTCATTCGTGTCCAATACTGTGCTAGATATTTTAGGAAGAGTAGACAATACCCATTCTCAAGGAGCCGTTACTTGGTGAGGAACAAAACTAACACTTCTGGTTCACGATCCACTCCAAAAAGCTCTAAAAACTAAagatttttgtagttttcaggcAAAGTCTGACATGTGAGGCTATGAACAGTCTTGATCGCACATTACTGTAAATATTCCCAGGTTTGCTGATGAGATATTAATAGATTTGATTATGGGGTGCTGCCCTAGATCCCACTATGGATGTTAGTATAGGTTTAATATTCCTAAAATCTGAAATTGTGATGTACAAAAGACATCTGGCCCTAAGATTTTCAGAGAAGTAATGTTAACCACAATAGGAATcctcagaaggaagaaaataaccaaCATTTATTAACCACCTCCTCTTCCAGGCACTGCAGTAAAACAGAAGGGAAAATTTCTCCCAAGAACTGGACATGGGAGGATATACAAGATGtagagaggggagaaaagggaagaggcagCATGTTGCTTAAGGCAGGTTGACTTTTTTTGATGGAGCTAAAAATTAAATTCCGGAAGGAATTATATGCAGAGCAAAAGGATGAGAGACAtgtcaaaatattaataacagcTATTTCTTGGCGATGGGATTATGCAtgattgttattttcttcttattgtttatctatattttctataataatagtttaaaatttattaagcaccaGAGACAGTTCTAAATGCAATACATTTAAATGAGCATCAACTCAATTCTCGTAAGAATCCTACAAGTACCATTAttattcacagatgagaaaaaggtACAATGTAAGTAATATGCCTGATGTCCTACTAACAATAAGCAgcaaagctgagatttgaaccctggCACAGTATACCAGAGTCTAGGTTTTAACCATTACTATGCTATAATAATAATGCTGCTTCTGTGAATATATATTATTagttttataatgagaaaaaattatttgtaaaaatctCAGTGAGACAGAACTACATTGCTTTACTTTCTGTCCAAAAGTTGGCAATAAACAAAAGGGCTACAGAATtagaatttatttacaaatttagAGTACCTTGAAACTGATTTGTCTAGCCAGTTCCTTGGCTTCTTGGTCAGCCTGACTTGAATCGCTTCCAGATTTTAAAGGCAACAGGACATCCTTCATGGCAAAGCCACATCCCTCACAACAGAAATCTTGTGATCTGGTAAGAAGTAATTTTTTGATGGGTATAAATCAAATACTTGAAAGTTAATCCAAGACAGTCAAATACTGaatgattaaatttaaaagatcacTCAACAATTCCGTATCACACTCATCTACATGCAAATTAGACAATTTTGGCAATAATTATAGTTCTGAGACAAATACACAAgttaaactgttttttaaaaaaacccatgtcaattatacctcaattttaacaatctgaaatttaaaaacaacacaaactagggcttagatttcattttttttcctaacatacTGCCTAAATAAAGTAAGCTTTAGATCTGTAAGACAAAACATATAAATTGTTTAACTACACTGTCCTCAAGATCACACATAACAAGCCTATGTTAAGTCTATGTAAAAAGTTCATTTTAAAGCTCaaatcgggaattccctggcagtccagtggttaagacttggcactttcactgctgtgggcccgggtttgatccctggtaggggaactaagatcccacaagccgtgcggtgcaaccaaataaaaacaaattttttttaataaaataaaatagaatttacagACATTTCCAAGGAAAAACTCACAAACCCTACTCATCAAAATAGTAGTACAACTTGAAAGATCAGAGAACTTGTGGAAAATCCAGACACTGAAATTCATCATTCATTATAATAAGTAGAGGCTCAAAATAAGCCTGCTAACTAGACTATTTCCTAATATTAATTTGtttctgtatgtttttattttcttctttgtatgacTGGAAGTAAATGTGTATAATATGCAGAAATATATATTGTTACAttgctgaacttttaaaaaaactactttGTCCTACTTCTAGTTCAACAAAATAAGAGTCTTAGATCTTGAAGAATATACTATTTATAACTTCATGTagacaaaatatatgtaaaagttgtgttaatttagtggttttttgggggttttttgcggtacgcaggcctctcactgttgtggcctctcccgttgcggagcacaggctccggacgcgcaggctcagcagccatggctcacgggcccagccgctccacggcatgtgggatcttcccggaccggggcacgaacccgtgtcccctgcatcggcaggcagactctcaaccactgtgccaccagggaagccctaatttagtGTTTATTGATGAATGTTTTTTGTTTCAATAGAAGTAGCATTGCTGTCCATATCCTTTGAGAATCAGTTGTATCCAAATTATTTACCTTAAAATGTGTTCACTTTTAACTGAGAAGTCAGATGAAGTTTAAAggagaaagtttatttttaatatattactatTAGTTTATCCACAAGGACAGTATGCTACCATGGTTGAATGCAAAATCATGTTTTAGAAAGCCTGTATCACAGACTAAGAACCTAGAATATATAGAGTGAGACGTCTAAACaaaaagttttttggttttttttttttaccttgtacATGAAATGAACTGGATGGAAGTATCAAGATAGAAAGTCG harbors:
- the UBE2J1 gene encoding ubiquitin-conjugating enzyme E2 J1, translated to METRYNLKSPAVKRLMKEAAELKDPTDHYHAQPLEDNLFEWHFTVRGPPDSDFDGGVYHGRIVLPPEYPMKPPSIILLTANGRFEVGKKICLSISGHHPETWQPSWSIRTALLAIIGFMPTKGEGAIGSLDYTPEERRTLAKKSQDFCCEGCGFAMKDVLLPLKSGSDSSQADQEAKELARQISFKAEVNSSGKTITESDLNHSFSLNDLQDDIPTTFQGATASTSCGVQNTLAASLQQPAQPVAEDTSMSPRQRRARQQGQRRSSASPAVTQGRPPRDHHTDHGGSAVLIVILTLALAALIFRRIYLANEYIFDFEL